The following are encoded in a window of Trichomycterus rosablanca isolate fTriRos1 chromosome 13, fTriRos1.hap1, whole genome shotgun sequence genomic DNA:
- the LOC134325036 gene encoding myelin and lymphocyte protein-like, which produces MASAVTGSGLPSGGRIFTTFPDILFIPEFVFGGLVWTLVASTRVFLDNPQGWVMFVAIFCFIMTTLWFCIFLCGANQSGVWPGLDVMYHFIAVLFYLSASVALAYVTIILKSGPDSPLFKMYQEDIAAVVFAYITTLLYFLHTIFSGLRWKSL; this is translated from the exons ATGGCCTCTGCAGTCACAGGCAGTGGGCTCCCCTCTGGAGGGAGGATTTTCACCACCTTTCCTGACATCCTTTTCATCCCAGAATTT GTTTTCGGGGGCTTGGTGTGGACCCTGGTGGCCTCGACCCGTGTGTTTCTTGATAATCCTCAGGGCTGGGTGATGTTCGTCGCCATCTTCTGCTTCATCATGACCACGCTCTGGTTTTGCATCTTCCTCTGTGGAGCCAATCAGAGCGGTGTCTGGCCCGGCCTG GATGTGATGTATCACTTCATCGCAGTGCTTTTCTATTTAAGTGCATCAGTCGCTCTGGCCTACGTCACCATTATCTTAAAATCAGGCCCAGACTCTCCCCTGTTTAAAATGTACCAGGAGGACATTGCTGCTGTG gtgtttgCTTACATTACAACGCTGCTCTACTTCCTCCACACCATCTTCTCTGGTCTTCGGTGGAAATCCCTTTAA